In Paeniglutamicibacter kerguelensis, one genomic interval encodes:
- a CDS encoding TetR/AcrR family transcriptional regulator, with protein sequence MSAIQRPRTRMTGVQRRLQLLDIARQLFSLRGVDGTTIEEIATAAGVSKPVVYEHFSSKEALYMEVVTNEYRELLTRITDSLSGDDSSRVLLEKAALALLTYIEDCTEGFRILVRDAPPSQPEGTYSTLLTKVTEQVEHILADEFSRRGFSAEDGSIYAQMLVGMVAMTAQWWLDARHPDKRTVAAHVVNLAWYGLTGLRKEPGLRDQMAAPATEQ encoded by the coding sequence ATGAGTGCCATTCAACGCCCCCGCACCCGAATGACCGGGGTCCAGCGACGACTACAACTGCTCGATATCGCTCGTCAGTTGTTCTCCCTGCGCGGGGTTGACGGAACCACCATCGAGGAAATCGCCACCGCCGCCGGGGTATCGAAGCCCGTTGTCTATGAACACTTCAGCTCCAAGGAAGCCCTCTATATGGAGGTGGTGACCAACGAGTACAGGGAGTTGCTGACGCGCATCACTGATTCTCTTTCCGGCGATGATTCTTCGCGCGTGTTGCTCGAGAAGGCTGCGCTCGCTCTCTTGACCTACATAGAGGACTGCACCGAAGGCTTTCGCATTCTCGTGCGAGATGCTCCCCCGTCGCAGCCCGAAGGCACATACTCAACACTGTTGACCAAGGTCACTGAACAGGTTGAGCACATTCTGGCCGACGAGTTCTCACGCCGCGGCTTCAGCGCCGAAGACGGCTCGATTTATGCGCAGATGCTGGTGGGCATGGTCGCCATGACCGCCCAGTGGTGGCTTGATGCACGGCATCCCGACAAGCGCACGGTAGCGGCCCATGTGGTCAACCTCGCTTGGTATGGACTCACGGGTCTTCGCAAGGAACCCGGACTACGCGACCAGATGGCGGCACCCGCCACCGAGCAGTAG
- the glmU gene encoding bifunctional UDP-N-acetylglucosamine diphosphorylase/glucosamine-1-phosphate N-acetyltransferase GlmU produces MSVQANAPAAVIVLAAGAGTRMKSAKPKILHEISGRSMLGHAIAAARGLEPSKLVAVVRHERERVVEHLLQILPDAIIADQDEIPGTGRAVQLGLEKLDESLEGTVVVTYGDVPLLTTELLSELVEVHDSEGNAVTVLTALLDDATGYGRILRAADGTVTGIREHKDASDEERAIREVNSGIYAFDAEILRTALNEVTTENAQGEMYLTDVLGIARANGGRVAAVVTEDRWQVEGANDRVQLAALGKEMNRRTLEAWMRAGVSIIDPATTWIDVEVALSNDVTIKPGTQLHGTTAIGTDAVIGPDTTLTDTSVGRGATIVRSDVTGSIISEGATVGPFAYVRPKTNLGPDAKIGAFYETKNVVVGRGSKLSHLGYAGDAEIGEFTNIGCGNITANYDGVNKHRTVIGSHVRTASNTVFVAPVTIGDGAYTGAGAIVRKNVPAGALALSVAPQHNAEGWTLAKRPGSPAAEAAFKSALDSGVATESADSAK; encoded by the coding sequence TTGAGCGTTCAAGCCAACGCACCAGCTGCCGTCATTGTCCTAGCCGCAGGCGCGGGAACCAGAATGAAATCGGCTAAGCCCAAGATCCTTCACGAAATCAGTGGTCGCTCCATGCTCGGGCATGCGATTGCTGCCGCGCGTGGCCTGGAACCCTCAAAGCTCGTTGCAGTGGTACGCCACGAACGTGAACGCGTTGTCGAGCACCTCCTGCAGATCCTCCCGGATGCGATCATCGCCGATCAGGACGAGATCCCTGGCACCGGACGTGCGGTACAGCTGGGCCTGGAAAAGCTGGATGAGAGCCTTGAAGGCACCGTCGTGGTGACCTACGGCGACGTCCCATTGCTGACGACCGAACTGTTGTCGGAACTCGTGGAAGTACACGACAGCGAAGGCAACGCCGTGACGGTTCTTACCGCGCTGCTTGACGACGCCACCGGATACGGCCGCATCCTTCGCGCCGCGGACGGCACCGTCACCGGCATCCGCGAACACAAGGACGCCAGCGACGAAGAACGCGCCATTCGCGAAGTCAATTCCGGTATCTATGCATTCGACGCCGAAATCCTGCGCACGGCACTGAACGAAGTCACCACGGAAAACGCCCAGGGCGAGATGTACCTCACCGACGTTTTGGGCATCGCCCGGGCAAACGGCGGCCGCGTGGCAGCGGTTGTCACCGAGGACCGCTGGCAGGTCGAAGGCGCGAACGATCGTGTCCAGCTTGCGGCTTTGGGCAAGGAAATGAACCGACGCACCCTCGAAGCCTGGATGCGCGCCGGGGTCAGCATCATTGACCCGGCCACCACCTGGATCGATGTCGAGGTCGCACTTTCCAACGATGTCACCATCAAGCCGGGCACCCAGCTCCATGGCACCACCGCGATCGGCACCGATGCGGTCATCGGCCCGGACACCACCTTGACCGACACCTCCGTGGGCCGCGGCGCCACGATCGTTCGTTCGGATGTCACGGGCTCAATTATTTCCGAGGGCGCAACGGTGGGTCCGTTTGCCTATGTGCGCCCCAAGACCAATCTTGGCCCCGACGCCAAGATCGGCGCCTTCTACGAAACCAAGAACGTCGTTGTTGGCCGTGGATCGAAGCTCTCGCACCTTGGCTACGCCGGGGATGCCGAAATCGGTGAATTCACCAACATCGGCTGTGGCAACATCACCGCCAACTACGACGGGGTCAACAAACACCGCACCGTCATTGGCTCGCACGTGCGCACCGCCTCCAACACCGTCTTTGTCGCCCCCGTGACCATTGGCGACGGCGCATACACCGGAGCCGGTGCCATCGTACGCAAGAACGTTCCGGCGGGGGCGCTTGCCCTCTCCGTGGCACCGCAACATAATGCCGAGGGCTGGACGCTTGCCAAGCGCCCGGGTTCCCCCGCTGCAGAAGCTGCTTTCAAGTCGGCCCTTGATTCCGGTGTAGCCACCGAATCAGCGGATTCGGCAAAGTAA
- a CDS encoding ribose-phosphate diphosphokinase gives MSELSHNVDKKLVLASGRAHPELAEEVAAALGTELLPISAYDFANGEIYVRSGESVRGKDVFVIQAHPAPLNNWLMEQLIMVDSMKRASARRITVVAPFYPYARQDKKGRGREPISARLVADLFKAAGADRIMSVDLHTAQIQGFFDGPVDHLFAIPLLADYIRDLVGDDQVTVVSPDTGRVRVAEQWAERLGGAPLAFVHKSRDLTVPNQAVSKTVVGQIEGRTCVLIDDMIDTGGTIAGAVKVLKDAGAKDVIIAATHAVFSDPAAQRLAECGAREVVVTNTLPIPESKRFDTLKVLSIAPLLARAIKEVFEDGSVTSLFDGNA, from the coding sequence ATGAGCGAATTGAGCCATAACGTCGATAAGAAGCTGGTTCTAGCTTCAGGGCGTGCCCACCCGGAACTAGCCGAGGAGGTGGCAGCGGCGCTTGGCACCGAATTGCTTCCGATCAGCGCATATGACTTCGCCAACGGCGAGATCTACGTTCGTTCGGGCGAGTCTGTACGCGGCAAGGATGTCTTTGTCATCCAGGCCCACCCTGCACCGCTGAACAACTGGCTTATGGAGCAGCTGATCATGGTTGACTCCATGAAGCGCGCCTCCGCCCGTCGCATCACCGTTGTGGCACCGTTCTACCCGTACGCCCGCCAGGACAAGAAGGGACGCGGCCGCGAGCCGATCTCGGCCCGTTTGGTCGCCGACCTGTTCAAGGCCGCCGGCGCGGACCGCATCATGAGCGTCGACCTGCACACTGCGCAGATCCAGGGCTTCTTCGACGGCCCGGTCGACCACCTCTTTGCCATCCCGCTGCTGGCGGATTACATTCGCGACCTGGTCGGCGACGACCAGGTGACCGTTGTTTCCCCGGACACCGGGCGAGTCCGCGTTGCCGAGCAGTGGGCCGAACGCTTGGGCGGCGCCCCGCTGGCCTTCGTGCACAAGTCCCGCGACCTCACCGTCCCGAACCAGGCAGTGTCCAAGACCGTTGTCGGCCAGATCGAGGGTCGCACCTGCGTGCTGATCGATGACATGATCGACACCGGCGGAACCATCGCCGGCGCTGTGAAGGTGCTGAAGGATGCAGGCGCCAAGGATGTCATCATCGCCGCCACCCACGCGGTCTTCTCCGACCCGGCAGCCCAGCGCCTTGCCGAATGTGGTGCGCGCGAAGTTGTTGTCACCAATACGCTTCCGATTCCGGAATCCAAGCGCTTCGACACCCTCAAGGTGCTTTCGATTGCTCCGTTGCTGGCCCGCGCCATCAAGGAAGTTTTCGAAGACGGCTCGGTCACCAGCTTGTTCGACGGCAACGCCTAA
- a CDS encoding 50S ribosomal protein L25/general stress protein Ctc, with the protein MSKIITLDGELRTDFGKGAARQARRAGKIPAVIYGHGTEAVRVLLPAAATTLAVRGANALLNISVDGEDTVTLVKDIQRHALRQTVDHLDLLIVKKGEKVTVEVSVHVQGDLVAGASLSLDHAVIAVEAEAVALPEFVVANVAGIAAGSHILASDLVLPEGTALAIPGDVVIATVDAVASEADSAASAE; encoded by the coding sequence ATGAGCAAGATCATCACGCTTGACGGCGAACTGCGCACCGACTTCGGTAAGGGTGCCGCACGCCAGGCCCGCCGCGCCGGGAAGATCCCTGCAGTCATCTACGGTCACGGCACCGAAGCAGTACGCGTTCTGCTTCCGGCCGCTGCAACCACCCTTGCTGTTCGTGGCGCCAACGCCCTGCTGAACATCTCCGTTGACGGCGAAGACACCGTCACCCTGGTGAAGGACATCCAGCGCCACGCCCTGCGCCAGACCGTTGACCACCTTGACCTCCTGATCGTCAAGAAGGGCGAAAAGGTTACCGTTGAGGTTTCCGTTCACGTCCAGGGCGACCTCGTTGCTGGCGCTTCCCTGTCGCTGGACCACGCCGTCATCGCCGTTGAAGCCGAAGCTGTTGCACTTCCGGAGTTCGTTGTTGCCAACGTCGCTGGCATTGCCGCGGGCTCGCACATCCTGGCCTCGGACCTGGTTCTTCCGGAAGGCACCGCACTGGCCATCCCGGGCGACGTTGTTATTGCAACCGTCGACGCAGTAGCTTCTGAAGCCGACTCAGCAGCATCTGCCGAGTAA
- the pth gene encoding aminoacyl-tRNA hydrolase, translating into MTSDTWLVAGLGNPGPGYAHNRHNVGQMVVDELASRMGGKFKTHSSRSQILEGRLGIGGPRLILAKPMTYMNLSGGPVGNLAKFFGIDATHVIAVHDEIDIPFDTVKLKLGGGEGGHNGLRDISKALGTKDYLRVRVGVGRPPGRMETADYVLKDFSKDEKKDLPFLVDNSADAVEYLVRLGLEAAQLKVHTS; encoded by the coding sequence ATGACTAGCGATACCTGGCTTGTAGCCGGGCTCGGGAACCCCGGGCCCGGCTACGCGCATAATAGGCACAATGTCGGGCAGATGGTTGTTGATGAATTGGCTTCCCGAATGGGCGGCAAATTCAAGACCCACAGTTCGCGCTCCCAAATCCTTGAGGGACGGCTGGGGATCGGCGGGCCGAGATTGATCTTGGCCAAGCCCATGACGTACATGAATCTTTCCGGGGGACCGGTGGGCAACCTGGCCAAGTTCTTCGGCATCGATGCAACCCACGTCATCGCCGTGCACGACGAGATTGACATCCCCTTTGACACCGTCAAGCTCAAGCTTGGTGGCGGCGAAGGCGGGCACAACGGGCTGCGGGATATTTCCAAGGCTCTGGGAACCAAGGACTATCTGAGGGTGAGAGTCGGTGTGGGGCGTCCTCCCGGACGCATGGAAACCGCCGACTACGTGCTGAAGGACTTTTCCAAGGATGAGAAGAAAGATCTTCCTTTCCTAGTCGATAACTCAGCGGATGCAGTGGAGTATCTGGTGCGCCTGGGGCTTGAAGCTGCTCAACTGAAGGTTCACACTTCGTAA
- a CDS encoding SufS family cysteine desulfurase: protein MSSASPQPQDAHIERLDDLEISRLRADFPILERSINGSALIYLDSGATSQKPSCVYEAEQHYYESFNAAVHRGAHSLAVEATDIFEQARSTVSNFIGANENELVWTSNATEALNLITYSFANASAGLGGEAAKRFALGEGDEIVVTELEHHANLIPWQELAARTGATLKYIPVDEHGALRMDLAEQIISARTRVLAFTHVSNVLGSITDVSALVALARNVGALTVLDGCQSVPHLPVDVKKLDVDFMAFSGHKMLGPTGIGGLYGRSELLDAMPPFLTGGSMITSVTMEKAEFLPAPMRFEAGTQRISQAHGLATAVSYLEEVGMDRVAAWEEHLGERMLTGLRQIPGIRVLGPEAGAARIGTAPFTVDGVHPHDVGQFLDARGIAVRVGHHCAQPLHRALGVNASTRASTYLYNTTSDIDALLNAVADVCGYFGVSK from the coding sequence GTGTCCAGTGCATCGCCCCAGCCGCAAGATGCCCACATCGAACGACTCGATGACCTTGAGATATCGCGTCTTCGAGCAGATTTTCCGATCCTTGAGCGCAGCATCAACGGCTCGGCCCTGATTTACCTGGACTCCGGTGCCACGTCGCAAAAACCCAGTTGCGTGTACGAAGCGGAACAGCACTACTACGAGAGCTTCAACGCCGCGGTCCACCGTGGGGCGCACTCGCTGGCAGTTGAAGCCACCGACATTTTCGAGCAAGCACGTTCAACGGTCTCCAACTTCATCGGTGCCAACGAAAACGAACTTGTTTGGACCTCAAACGCCACCGAGGCACTGAACCTCATCACCTATTCCTTCGCCAACGCCAGTGCCGGCCTTGGCGGGGAAGCCGCCAAACGCTTTGCGTTGGGGGAAGGCGACGAAATCGTAGTGACGGAACTCGAACACCACGCCAACCTGATTCCTTGGCAGGAACTTGCCGCCCGCACCGGCGCCACGTTGAAGTACATTCCCGTTGACGAACACGGCGCGCTGCGCATGGATCTGGCCGAACAGATCATTTCTGCGCGTACGCGCGTGCTCGCCTTCACCCATGTTTCCAATGTCCTGGGCTCGATCACCGACGTGTCGGCACTGGTGGCGTTGGCTCGCAACGTCGGGGCGCTCACCGTCCTCGACGGCTGCCAGTCGGTTCCGCACCTGCCAGTCGACGTCAAGAAGCTCGACGTCGACTTCATGGCATTCTCCGGCCACAAGATGCTTGGTCCCACCGGCATCGGCGGACTGTACGGGCGGAGTGAGTTGCTCGATGCCATGCCACCGTTCCTGACCGGCGGGTCGATGATCACCTCCGTCACCATGGAGAAGGCCGAATTCCTCCCGGCACCCATGCGTTTCGAGGCGGGCACGCAGCGTATTTCGCAGGCCCACGGGCTGGCCACCGCAGTGTCCTACCTGGAAGAGGTGGGCATGGACAGGGTTGCAGCCTGGGAGGAACACCTGGGCGAGCGAATGCTCACCGGCTTGCGGCAAATCCCCGGAATTCGGGTACTCGGGCCAGAAGCCGGGGCTGCCCGCATCGGCACTGCGCCGTTTACCGTTGACGGCGTGCACCCGCATGACGTAGGCCAATTCCTCGATGCCCGCGGCATCGCCGTGCGCGTGGGGCACCATTGCGCGCAGCCGCTGCACCGTGCGCTTGGCGTCAACGCCAGCACAAGGGCCAGCACCTACCTCTACAACACCACTAGCGACATCGACGCGCTGCTCAATGCGGTGGCCGATGTGTGCGGATACTTCGGAGTCAGCAAGTGA
- the sufU gene encoding Fe-S cluster assembly sulfur transfer protein SufU, which produces MSELDQLYQQIILEHAKARHGDGLNEAPEGCSHGESMQHNPVCGDQIRLRVQLEGTTLKDISWEGDGCSISMASASVLSEMASGLERDEFIGILEEFRELMRSRGAREANEEILGDAAAFAGVSKFPARVKCAMLSWVAAEAALLAANSQA; this is translated from the coding sequence GTGAGCGAACTAGACCAGCTGTACCAGCAGATCATTCTGGAACATGCCAAGGCCCGGCATGGCGACGGGCTCAACGAGGCCCCGGAGGGTTGTTCGCACGGAGAATCGATGCAGCACAACCCCGTGTGCGGGGATCAAATCCGTTTGCGTGTCCAGCTTGAGGGCACCACGCTGAAGGACATCTCCTGGGAGGGCGACGGCTGCTCCATCTCGATGGCCTCGGCATCCGTGCTCTCGGAAATGGCCAGTGGCCTTGAACGGGACGAATTCATTGGCATCCTCGAGGAGTTCCGCGAACTGATGCGCTCCCGCGGTGCACGCGAGGCGAACGAGGAAATCCTGGGCGACGCCGCGGCGTTCGCCGGGGTCTCAAAGTTCCCTGCACGCGTCAAATGCGCGATGCTTTCCTGGGTTGCAGCAGAGGCAGCGTTGCTGGCGGCGAATTCCCAAGCCTGA
- the nhaA gene encoding Na+/H+ antiporter NhaA — MSQPQPPTPKPRTVLGLGSYSESLRIGEILRKETVGGMVLIFGAVVALIWANSPAADSYFALRDFHIGFEIAGIDLNLSLGHWAADGLLAVFFFLVGLELKKEFVAGDLRDFKRAVVPVAAAFGGVLVPALIFVAMNASTGGETLRGWAIPTATDIAFAVAVLAVIGSNLPSPLRIFLLTLAVVDDLIAIVIIAFVFTDDLRPPYLLMAIVPIALYAFLTHRWPKFFASKRWAPWLILLPLGAVSWALVFGSGVHATIAGVVLGFCVPVLRKDEPEKPGLAEKFEHRFRPLSSGFCVPVFAFFAAGVAIGGASGIASAFGDTVLWGIVFGLLFGKPIGIMSATWLVTRSVHANLDPDVRWGDLLGVTFLAGIGFTVSLLVSELSFGLESPHYDHAKVAVLLASLLAAILGSLWLRPRDRRYRLIAERNAVDKNHDGIPDVFQ; from the coding sequence ATGAGCCAGCCTCAACCGCCCACCCCAAAACCCCGAACGGTCCTTGGCCTCGGCAGCTACTCCGAAAGCCTTCGCATTGGTGAAATCCTTCGCAAGGAAACCGTCGGCGGCATGGTGCTCATCTTCGGCGCAGTCGTCGCCCTCATCTGGGCCAATTCCCCCGCAGCGGACAGCTACTTCGCGCTTCGGGACTTCCACATCGGCTTCGAGATCGCCGGCATCGACTTGAACCTTTCGCTCGGCCACTGGGCCGCGGACGGCCTGCTGGCCGTGTTCTTCTTCCTGGTCGGGCTCGAACTGAAGAAGGAATTCGTTGCCGGCGACCTGCGCGATTTCAAACGCGCCGTCGTTCCCGTCGCCGCGGCCTTCGGCGGCGTGCTGGTCCCGGCGCTGATCTTCGTTGCCATGAATGCCTCCACCGGCGGGGAAACCCTGCGCGGCTGGGCGATTCCCACCGCCACCGACATCGCGTTTGCCGTGGCCGTCCTGGCCGTCATCGGCTCGAACTTGCCTTCACCGTTGCGCATCTTCCTGCTGACCCTGGCCGTGGTCGACGACCTCATCGCCATCGTGATCATCGCCTTCGTCTTCACCGACGACCTGCGTCCCCCATACCTGTTGATGGCCATCGTGCCGATCGCCCTCTACGCGTTCCTGACCCACCGGTGGCCCAAGTTCTTCGCTTCCAAGCGGTGGGCACCGTGGCTCATCCTGTTGCCGCTGGGTGCCGTCAGCTGGGCCTTGGTCTTCGGGTCCGGCGTGCACGCGACGATCGCCGGCGTTGTCCTTGGATTCTGCGTTCCGGTCCTGCGCAAGGACGAGCCGGAGAAGCCGGGCCTGGCCGAGAAGTTCGAGCACCGTTTCCGCCCGCTTTCTAGCGGCTTCTGCGTTCCGGTCTTCGCCTTCTTCGCGGCCGGCGTTGCCATCGGGGGCGCCAGCGGCATCGCCTCCGCGTTCGGCGACACGGTGCTCTGGGGCATCGTTTTCGGCCTGCTCTTCGGCAAGCCAATAGGCATCATGAGCGCCACCTGGCTTGTGACCCGCAGCGTCCATGCGAACCTCGACCCCGACGTCAGGTGGGGCGACCTGCTCGGCGTCACCTTCCTGGCCGGCATCGGCTTCACCGTCTCGCTGCTGGTCTCGGAATTATCGTTCGGACTCGAGTCCCCGCACTACGACCACGCCAAGGTCGCGGTCCTTCTTGCCTCACTGCTGGCCGCAATACTCGGATCCCTGTGGCTGCGTCCACGCGACCGCCGCTACCGCCTGATTGCCGAGCGCAACGCCGTGGACAAGAACCACGACGGCATCCCGGACGTCTTCCAGTAA
- a CDS encoding DUF2505 domain-containing protein, whose amino-acid sequence MALNATTDLMHAPAAVIATLTDRAFAEHLTTMVGGELKSFEVAGDVAAAFTLTTVRSLPTDRAPEIARKFVGQTVEVTQVESWTAPAADGSRDATLKVTVGSLPVSVAGSESLRASAEGSALGIEATVSSSIPFVGGKIASAAEPFISKALALQGNTVSSWIERG is encoded by the coding sequence ATGGCACTTAATGCCACCACTGATCTGATGCACGCCCCCGCGGCCGTCATCGCCACATTGACCGATCGCGCATTCGCTGAACACCTGACCACCATGGTCGGTGGCGAACTGAAGAGTTTTGAGGTGGCCGGCGACGTCGCAGCAGCCTTCACCCTGACCACCGTCAGGTCCCTGCCGACCGATCGCGCGCCGGAGATTGCCCGGAAGTTCGTCGGGCAGACCGTTGAGGTCACCCAGGTCGAGTCTTGGACAGCCCCGGCCGCCGATGGTTCCCGCGATGCCACCTTGAAGGTCACCGTCGGCTCCCTGCCGGTTTCGGTCGCCGGTTCCGAATCGCTGCGCGCTAGCGCCGAGGGCTCCGCCCTGGGCATCGAAGCAACGGTTTCCTCCTCGATCCCGTTCGTTGGCGGAAAAATCGCTTCTGCGGCCGAGCCGTTCATCTCCAAGGCGCTTGCCTTGCAGGGCAACACCGTCTCCTCATGGATTGAACGCGGCTAG